The DNA segment GCTTTGCTTCCCAGCCGCATAAAAGGACAGTTCAGGACGAGTTGGGGAAAGCCTTGGCTGTTTTATATAAGCGACCGGTCAAGGTTTTAGGGACCTCCCGGACCGATTCGGGTGTTCATGCGATCGCCCAGGTCGTCAGTTTTCAAGCTGAGCCTTATATTCCTTTTAAAAAACTTCCTCTGGCGCTTAATTCTTTGCTGCCCGACAACATCAGGGTAATTAAAGCGCGGAAGGCGCCCGATGACTTTATCCCCCGCTTTGCCGCGAAAAATAAAACCTACGAATATTTGATCTTTAATGGCGGGCCAATGCCGCCGGCAGTCAGGTGTTTTGCCTGGCAGGTCAAATCAAAGCTCGATCTGGAGGCGATGCGGCAGGGGGGGAGGTTGCTGAAGGGGAAGCATGATTTTTCCGCTTTTTGCAATACAGGAGGGGATAAAAAAAACACTGTTCGTAATTTGAAAAATGTTCTGATCAAACGGAAGAAATTTAAACTTTGGGACGGTTTTATCGTTGACTTGATCAGCCTAAAATTCCAGGCGGATGGATTTCTCTACCGGATGGTCCGCAACCTGGTCGGTACTTTGGTCGATATTGGCGCTGGAAAGCTTGAGGTCAAGAGGCTTCCTTCGCTCATCAAAAAAGGGGATCGGCGGCTGGCCGGCCGGACCGCCCCTCCGCAGGGCCTTTGTTTGATTAAAGTAAATTATTAAAAAATAACGCCTACTGCCACGTTTTTTTCTATGATATAATTTCCGCGCTTGTGATATATATACTAATGTAATTGTTTGTTTAACAAACATAGGAAAAAAGTGCCAAGAATAAAACTATCAATAATTTTATTTAGTATTTTACTTATGGCCTCTTCAGGACAGGCGGCGCAAAGCGCGAATTATAAAATGCTCCCTAATATCGTGGATCCCGGCGGCAAACGAACTGTCTCCGCTAATTATGATCTTTCTTTCGCGGCCGGGATAGTGAACCAACGGCAAATAGCCGGCACCGCTTATTTGGCTTATCCTGGTTTCTTTTTTCCGGTCACCATCACTATCCCTCCGGAAGGGCCGGCCTTTATCCGCACGGAGGATCGGATCTCTCCGACCATCGAGGCGCAGATCTCCGGGAATGAAAATATGCTCTGGTCAAATGACCCGATCCCGGCTGAAGCAACATTTTTGATCTCGATCAGCGACAATGTCGAGCTCGACCGGAGCTCGATCGTTGTCAGGATCGACGGAGTGGTTAAGATAAGCGCCAATAACTATTTGGACTTTCTTGATCCGGCCAAGGTCCAGGGAGAAAAAACAGCGATCTATCTGACCTGCTCGGCTTCGCTTGCCCCCGGACAGCATACCATCTATATTGAGGCGCGCGATGTTGCCAAAAATCCCGCTTCCCGGCAATACACCGGCCTGGAAGTTGCCGCTCCCGGCTCCGAACCGGAGATCAAAGCCGGCACCTTGGTTGTTTCCCCGACCACTTTTTCACCGGCGACAGGGGGGAAGACCACGATCGCGTTTAGCGTCGCCAGCGCGAGCGAAGATACCGACGTTACCGTTTATGTGCATGGAGTAGGCGGGCTTGGGTCACATTGGACCAGGAAGTTGCGCTCAAAAGCCGGTTACAACCAGGTCGTTTTTGACGGAAAATCCGATGTGTCCGGAGAGCCAATGGCTAACGGGATATATGTTGTAAAAATAATTTCCAATGGGAAAGAAATAGGGAAGCAATATATCGTCATTTTTAGCGG comes from the Candidatus Margulisiibacteriota bacterium genome and includes:
- the truA gene encoding tRNA pseudouridine(38-40) synthase TruA; translation: MNHRLIVQYDGAGFEGFASQPHKRTVQDELGKALAVLYKRPVKVLGTSRTDSGVHAIAQVVSFQAEPYIPFKKLPLALNSLLPDNIRVIKARKAPDDFIPRFAAKNKTYEYLIFNGGPMPPAVRCFAWQVKSKLDLEAMRQGGRLLKGKHDFSAFCNTGGDKKNTVRNLKNVLIKRKKFKLWDGFIVDLISLKFQADGFLYRMVRNLVGTLVDIGAGKLEVKRLPSLIKKGDRRLAGRTAPPQGLCLIKVNY